In Psychrobacter sp. JCM 18902, a single window of DNA contains:
- a CDS encoding formate/nitrite transporter family protein, whose amino-acid sequence MIDDSVYQSSTAEDKDISKPAIPDDTEATESLEDEDFSEDMSEADKETIKKVANDDNLSQAKSYASILVEQVMDAKETFERSLGSLFTSAFTAGLEIGISFFMILSAFALLSGVLPSQYAIVLASLLYPIGFIIVVIGQSLLFTEQTSLLSLPVLNKIEPLHKLLRLWGIVIAGNIVGGCLFAALMIGLGLNMQLFSVSDIDTYAEHILGFRWWVIFGSAILAGWMMGVTAWLVTSARDTLSRIVLVTLITGSIGFLGLHHSIVGNIEIFSALLYGNTVSLGRYLLFLVVILLGNTVGGVVFVAVLKNRTFLFQIEKVKEQTASEQAESKTSINTRRP is encoded by the coding sequence TTGATTGATGATAGCGTTTATCAATCATCTACTGCTGAAGATAAAGACATTAGCAAGCCTGCGATACCAGATGACACCGAGGCGACAGAAAGTTTAGAAGACGAAGATTTCTCTGAAGATATGAGCGAAGCAGATAAAGAAACCATCAAAAAAGTCGCCAATGATGATAACTTGAGTCAAGCAAAGAGCTATGCCAGTATCTTGGTTGAGCAGGTGATGGATGCCAAAGAAACCTTTGAACGTTCGCTTGGCTCGCTATTTACCAGTGCTTTTACCGCTGGGCTTGAGATTGGCATTAGCTTCTTTATGATTTTATCAGCTTTTGCGCTGTTGAGTGGCGTACTACCAAGCCAATACGCGATCGTGCTCGCCTCCCTACTTTACCCAATTGGATTTATCATCGTCGTCATTGGTCAGTCGCTATTATTCACCGAACAGACATCGCTGTTAAGCCTACCTGTGCTTAACAAGATTGAACCGCTGCATAAACTGCTACGCCTTTGGGGCATTGTCATTGCTGGCAACATCGTTGGCGGTTGTTTGTTTGCCGCATTGATGATAGGTTTGGGTTTAAATATGCAGCTGTTTAGCGTGAGCGACATCGACACTTATGCCGAACACATTTTAGGATTTAGGTGGTGGGTCATATTTGGTAGCGCCATCTTAGCAGGTTGGATGATGGGCGTCACTGCGTGGCTTGTGACCTCAGCACGCGACACCCTTAGCCGCATCGTTTTGGTGACGCTTATTACTGGCAGTATTGGTTTTTTAGGATTGCACCACAGTATCGTGGGCAACATTGAGATTTTTTCTGCCTTGCTATACGGCAATACCGTCAGCTTGGGGCGTTATTTACTGTTTTTAGTAGTGATATTGCTGGGCAATACCGTCGGCGGCGTGGTGTTTGTGGCGGTACTCAAAAACCGTACCTTCTTATTTCAAATCGAAAAAGTGAAAGAACAAACGGCTAGTGAACAAGCGGAATCTAAAACCAGTATAAATACCCGCCGACCTTGA
- a CDS encoding valine--tRNA ligase yields the protein MSNHNLTTSIQAALSQLENAYNPAEVEAGMYQGWEESGYFKPTFDKEESFSIALPPPNVTGSLHMGHGFNNAIMDALTRYHRMDGDNTLWQPGTDHAGIATQMVVERRLEAQGLKRRDMTREDFVDKVWEWKEESGGNITSQIRRLGSSVDWSRERFTMDDGLSNAVKEVFVRLFDDGLIYRGKRLVNWDPKFQTALSDLEVENHDEKGSLWHFRYHFTDKDLTTQDGKNYLVVATTRPETLLGDTAVAVNPSDERYAHLVGKTITLPITGRVVPIVADDYVEKDFGTGCVKITPAHDFNDYELGRRHSLPLINILDERANILPAMEVYPDLQTREPELETTPSEYAGLERFAARKFLVAQAGEQGWLEDIEDYALKAPRAERGGTIVEPWLTDQWYVAVKELAKPAIDAVEDGSIEFVPAQYKNMYMSWMTDLQDWCISRQLWWGHRIPAWYDDATGEIYVARDEAEVRTKYNLSDDIKLRQDDDVLDTWFSSGLWTFSTLDWADVNADPRVLETFHPTSVLVTGFDIIFFWVARMIMMTMHFVKNEDGTPQVPFKTVYVHGLVRDGNGQKMSKSKGNVLDPIDLIDGIDLEALVEKRTSNMMNPKDAAKIEKQTRKEFPEGIPAFGTDALRFTFTSLASTGRDINFDLKRVEGYRNFCNKIWNASRFVLMNCVDSEGNAKPIDQAANPDVWELPEKWIMSRLNSTVGDIHQHFAQYRLDMVSQDIYEFIWNEYCDWYVELAKASLNDDSVSDERKAQIRYVLLHVLETALRFSHPIMPYLTEQIWQTVAPLLGRKNTESIVVADYPQTDDAQISEQVEADMAWLQELIASVRNIRGEMKLGNAVRLPVLLQNISADEDARLSRIKNQFKALAKVESLEIVKEGDEVPLSSSSMVGQLRVLVPMKGLIDPTAELARLGKSYDKLKGQAEGIARKLGNEGFVSKAPAEVVDAEKAKLAELEGQLTAMAGQMEELKAL from the coding sequence ATGAGTAACCACAACCTCACTACATCTATTCAAGCGGCCTTAAGCCAGTTAGAGAATGCGTACAATCCTGCGGAAGTCGAAGCAGGCATGTATCAAGGCTGGGAAGAAAGCGGCTATTTTAAGCCGACGTTTGACAAAGAAGAGTCATTTTCTATCGCACTACCACCGCCGAACGTCACCGGCTCTCTGCATATGGGTCATGGATTTAACAACGCGATTATGGATGCGCTCACGCGTTATCATCGCATGGATGGTGACAATACGCTTTGGCAACCGGGTACAGATCATGCTGGTATCGCGACCCAAATGGTCGTTGAACGTCGCCTCGAAGCACAAGGACTCAAACGCCGTGATATGACGCGTGAAGACTTCGTCGATAAAGTGTGGGAATGGAAAGAAGAATCGGGCGGCAATATCACCAGCCAAATTCGCCGTTTGGGCAGCTCGGTTGATTGGTCGCGTGAGCGCTTTACCATGGATGATGGTCTGTCTAACGCGGTAAAAGAAGTGTTCGTTCGTCTGTTTGACGATGGGCTTATCTATCGTGGTAAGCGTTTGGTCAACTGGGATCCTAAGTTCCAAACCGCGCTATCTGACCTAGAAGTCGAAAATCATGATGAAAAAGGCAGCTTGTGGCATTTCCGCTATCATTTCACGGATAAAGACCTAACCACCCAAGATGGCAAAAACTATCTTGTGGTAGCCACCACGCGTCCTGAGACATTGCTTGGTGATACGGCTGTCGCGGTCAATCCTAGCGATGAGCGTTATGCACATTTAGTTGGCAAAACCATTACTCTGCCAATCACTGGTCGCGTCGTGCCTATCGTCGCTGATGATTATGTCGAAAAAGACTTCGGTACGGGCTGTGTAAAAATCACCCCAGCGCATGATTTTAACGATTATGAACTGGGCCGTCGTCATAGCTTGCCATTGATTAATATCCTTGATGAGCGTGCTAACATTTTGCCAGCGATGGAAGTCTATCCTGATCTGCAAACGCGTGAGCCAGAATTAGAAACCACGCCTAGCGAATATGCAGGACTTGAGCGTTTTGCCGCTCGTAAGTTCCTTGTAGCGCAAGCAGGCGAGCAGGGCTGGCTAGAAGATATCGAAGACTATGCACTAAAAGCTCCGCGTGCTGAGCGTGGCGGCACGATCGTTGAGCCGTGGTTGACCGATCAGTGGTATGTGGCGGTCAAAGAGCTTGCCAAGCCTGCGATTGACGCAGTAGAAGACGGCAGCATCGAGTTCGTCCCTGCACAGTATAAAAACATGTATATGTCGTGGATGACCGATCTGCAAGATTGGTGTATCAGCCGTCAGTTGTGGTGGGGACATCGCATCCCTGCATGGTATGACGATGCGACTGGCGAGATTTATGTGGCTCGTGATGAAGCAGAAGTGCGTACTAAGTACAATCTAAGCGACGACATTAAATTACGCCAAGATGACGACGTACTCGATACGTGGTTTAGCTCTGGTCTATGGACGTTTAGTACGCTTGACTGGGCGGACGTCAATGCTGATCCACGCGTGCTTGAAACCTTTCACCCGACCAGCGTGTTGGTGACGGGTTTTGACATTATCTTTTTTTGGGTTGCCCGCATGATCATGATGACCATGCACTTCGTGAAAAATGAAGATGGCACGCCGCAAGTACCATTTAAGACCGTCTATGTGCATGGTCTGGTACGCGATGGCAATGGTCAAAAAATGTCAAAATCTAAAGGCAACGTCTTAGATCCGATTGACCTCATCGACGGTATTGATCTAGAAGCGCTGGTAGAAAAACGCACCAGCAATATGATGAATCCAAAAGATGCGGCCAAAATCGAAAAGCAAACGCGTAAAGAGTTCCCAGAAGGCATCCCAGCGTTTGGTACGGATGCACTGCGCTTTACCTTTACCTCACTTGCTAGTACGGGTCGCGATATCAACTTTGATCTAAAGCGTGTCGAAGGCTATCGTAACTTCTGTAATAAAATCTGGAACGCCAGCCGTTTTGTACTCATGAACTGCGTCGATAGCGAAGGCAATGCCAAGCCTATCGACCAAGCGGCAAACCCTGACGTTTGGGAATTGCCAGAAAAATGGATCATGAGTCGTCTGAACTCTACCGTTGGCGATATCCACCAGCATTTCGCCCAGTATCGTCTCGATATGGTCAGCCAAGATATCTATGAGTTTATCTGGAATGAGTACTGTGATTGGTACGTTGAGCTTGCCAAAGCCAGTCTCAATGATGACTCGGTATCTGACGAGCGTAAAGCGCAAATTCGTTATGTACTGCTGCACGTGCTAGAGACAGCGCTACGCTTTAGCCATCCAATCATGCCATATCTGACCGAGCAAATCTGGCAGACGGTTGCGCCACTACTAGGTCGTAAAAATACTGAAAGCATCGTCGTTGCTGACTATCCACAAACGGATGACGCCCAAATCAGTGAGCAAGTCGAAGCCGATATGGCATGGCTACAAGAGCTAATCGCGAGTGTCCGTAATATCCGTGGTGAGATGAAACTCGGCAATGCGGTACGTCTGCCAGTATTGCTGCAAAATATCTCTGCTGATGAAGATGCGCGTCTATCCCGTATCAAAAATCAGTTCAAAGCGCTTGCCAAAGTCGAGAGCCTAGAGATCGTCAAAGAAGGCGATGAAGTGCCGTTGTCATCATCAAGCATGGTCGGTCAGCTGCGCGTCCTTGTACCCATGAAAGGTCTGATTGATCCTACGGCTGAGCTGGCTCGTTTGGGTAAGTCATATGATAAGTTGAAAGGTCAAGCCGAAGGCATCGCGCGTAAGCTTGGTAATGAAGGCTTTGTGAGTAAAGCCCCTGCGGAAGTGGTCGATGCTGAGAAGGCGAAATTGGCTGAGCTGGAAGGGCAGTTGACGGCTATGGCGGGGCAGATGGAAGAGTTAAAGGCGTTGTAA
- a CDS encoding VWA domain-containing protein, producing MNHLTVGQRSPLSNLAIDDAAPITLKFTRQSPIEMDISCFVLDTAGKLINDDYMVFYNQPTSPCGQIKLTYYESQPTTNKGIQAEFEVNLSKLATNIDSLFFVLSADTPLNQIQSLEIGIWQQSQKVQAAYQAADFAQQQASMLMQLYRKSGVWRVSNVAQGFNGGLAAIVQHFGGDVEEGSPQVLEPTATPVQAKPSLEKVMLDKAPKLVNLAKKATISLEKRQLQQLTAKVALVLDASGSMNRQYKKGRVQEVVNRLLPLAVSFDDDQALDCWAFARDPQYLGEIGLSNYDGFIDNAHGGWRKWALGPRVNNEAEVMKAVTEFYQKDGLDVPVYVLFISDGGVNDNRGITRVMTEAAKLPIFWQFVGLGGRGYGILKKLDDMTGRVIDNCDFFELDDLDDISEEALYENMLEEFPMWLKEAREIGLIAK from the coding sequence ATGAACCATCTCACCGTCGGACAGCGCTCACCTTTAAGCAATCTTGCTATTGACGATGCCGCACCCATCACGCTTAAGTTCACCCGCCAAAGCCCGATAGAGATGGACATCAGCTGCTTTGTCTTAGATACAGCGGGCAAACTGATCAACGATGATTACATGGTGTTTTACAATCAGCCAACCTCACCTTGTGGGCAAATTAAGCTCACTTATTACGAGTCGCAGCCAACGACAAATAAAGGCATCCAAGCCGAGTTTGAAGTGAATTTATCCAAACTGGCTACGAATATAGACAGCTTGTTTTTTGTGTTATCAGCCGATACGCCACTCAATCAAATTCAATCGTTAGAGATTGGCATTTGGCAGCAATCACAAAAAGTGCAGGCAGCGTATCAAGCCGCAGACTTTGCTCAGCAGCAAGCCAGTATGCTCATGCAGCTGTATCGTAAGAGTGGCGTTTGGCGAGTATCCAACGTCGCGCAAGGCTTTAATGGTGGACTTGCCGCCATCGTGCAGCACTTCGGTGGTGATGTAGAAGAGGGTAGTCCGCAAGTACTCGAGCCGACCGCAACACCCGTCCAAGCAAAACCATCGCTAGAAAAGGTCATGCTAGACAAAGCACCAAAACTGGTCAATCTCGCCAAAAAAGCCACGATATCGCTTGAGAAACGCCAATTGCAGCAATTAACCGCAAAGGTAGCGTTGGTGTTAGATGCCTCAGGTTCAATGAACAGACAGTATAAAAAAGGCCGCGTGCAAGAGGTGGTCAACCGCTTATTGCCATTAGCGGTAAGCTTCGATGATGACCAAGCGCTAGACTGCTGGGCGTTTGCCCGAGATCCGCAGTATTTGGGTGAGATTGGGCTGAGCAACTATGACGGTTTCATTGACAACGCTCATGGCGGCTGGCGCAAATGGGCACTTGGCCCACGTGTGAATAACGAAGCAGAAGTCATGAAAGCCGTGACGGAGTTTTATCAAAAGGACGGCTTAGATGTGCCTGTATACGTGCTATTTATCAGTGATGGCGGGGTGAATGACAATCGCGGTATCACCAGAGTCATGACGGAAGCCGCGAAACTGCCGATATTTTGGCAGTTCGTGGGCTTGGGTGGTCGTGGTTATGGCATCCTAAAAAAACTAGACGACATGACAGGGCGCGTGATTGATAATTGCGACTTTTTTGAACTCGATGATTTGGATGATATCAGCGAAGAAGCCCTGTATGAAAACATGCTAGAAGAGTTCCCAATGTGGCTCAAAGAGGCACGCGAGATAGGATTGATAGCGAAATAA
- a CDS encoding MAE_28990/MAE_18760 family HEPN-like nuclease: MSQNYLNLLINELESRWDEITTLLKAAEDHKETNVALHDAICRSVTVLMVTNLEGFYKDLIRNTIDDLNDNYRFNELSEAIQRHYCSKFLDSQSTDKAKNTLTNILIEEFKILNSNINFKPFLYSKNNNPKPQIIETLFDNLGINIVFQILKSSRYELVFSEGNSYLEDKISEYTYELHNCSLNFPYQYTSKSFNILTNTSKQRKERTLWEEFLDQLNKRRHEVAHGNDLRNIDSVEHLTFQKNKIIFLQLALIHIIIEEFGTYTAIYRPRSISLVNILVPN; this comes from the coding sequence ATGAGTCAGAATTACCTTAATTTATTAATAAACGAGCTAGAGAGTAGATGGGACGAGATCACTACACTACTCAAGGCAGCCGAAGATCATAAAGAGACAAATGTTGCTCTGCATGATGCTATCTGTAGATCAGTTACTGTACTTATGGTTACTAACCTAGAAGGTTTTTATAAGGATTTAATTAGGAATACGATAGATGATTTAAACGATAATTATAGATTTAATGAACTCAGCGAAGCTATTCAAAGGCACTATTGCTCGAAATTTCTAGATAGTCAATCTACTGATAAGGCTAAAAATACACTGACTAATATTCTAATAGAAGAGTTTAAAATACTTAACTCCAATATAAACTTCAAACCTTTTTTATACAGTAAAAACAACAACCCTAAACCTCAAATTATTGAAACGTTATTCGATAATTTGGGTATAAATATAGTATTTCAGATTTTGAAGTCCTCTCGCTATGAACTAGTTTTTTCAGAGGGAAATAGTTATCTAGAAGATAAGATCTCGGAGTATACTTATGAGTTACATAACTGTAGCTTAAATTTTCCTTATCAATATACAAGCAAATCTTTTAATATATTAACCAATACATCTAAACAGCGTAAAGAAAGAACTTTATGGGAAGAATTTTTAGATCAGTTGAATAAGCGTAGACATGAAGTAGCACATGGAAACGATTTACGAAATATAGACTCAGTTGAACATCTCACGTTTCAAAAGAATAAAATCATTTTCTTACAGCTAGCATTAATTCACATCATAATAGAAGAATTTGGTACGTATACTGCGATATATCGTCCACGCTCGATATCTCTAGTAAACATATTAGTTCCAAACTAA
- a CDS encoding DUF262 domain-containing protein translates to MLADNLKDIQNKAKERTVKTQNIEYDLETLVKKINNGIIKLNPEYQRNHRWENSTSSKLIESLILNIPVPLIYISQDVDVDDEVDEGIARYSVIDGQQRLTAIHKFLMNDLILEGLEVLEELNGLKHNQLPSFLIRRLEERTIRCLRIDSTIDNQVKYDIFERLNSGSVKLEPQELRNATCRGPFKKLIKELAKNHLFISATKLTDKKIDKMEDEELVLRYFALSYKDGYKQYKSSFKNFLTRKMTEFNELSLDELSILKKNFINTFQIIENSDVELPFTKYRSKDGQLEWMSNFNVAVYDSLVVPLSKMPPSTILNIDTFRTLFHDTDYFKTVEGSTNDASKVHTRIDKSIETLL, encoded by the coding sequence ATGCTTGCAGATAACTTAAAAGACATACAAAACAAAGCCAAAGAGCGAACAGTGAAAACTCAGAATATTGAGTATGACTTAGAGACGCTTGTAAAAAAAATAAACAATGGAATCATAAAACTAAATCCAGAATATCAAAGGAATCATAGGTGGGAGAATAGTACTTCTTCTAAACTAATCGAAAGTCTTATTCTAAACATCCCAGTTCCATTAATTTATATCTCACAAGACGTTGATGTAGACGATGAAGTGGACGAAGGAATAGCTCGCTACTCAGTCATAGATGGTCAACAAAGATTAACTGCTATACATAAATTTCTGATGAACGATCTTATTTTGGAAGGATTGGAAGTTCTTGAAGAGCTTAATGGGTTGAAGCACAATCAACTTCCCTCTTTCCTAATAAGACGACTTGAAGAGAGAACTATTCGCTGCTTGCGCATCGACTCAACTATAGATAATCAAGTAAAATATGACATCTTCGAACGTCTCAATTCTGGATCTGTAAAATTAGAACCACAAGAACTTAGAAATGCTACTTGTAGAGGCCCGTTTAAAAAATTGATAAAAGAGTTAGCTAAGAATCATTTGTTCATCTCAGCAACAAAACTCACTGATAAAAAAATCGATAAAATGGAAGATGAAGAGCTAGTATTGAGATATTTTGCTCTCTCTTATAAGGATGGGTACAAGCAATACAAGAGTTCTTTCAAAAACTTCCTTACTAGAAAAATGACAGAGTTCAACGAGCTTAGTTTGGACGAACTATCTATACTAAAGAAAAATTTTATAAACACTTTTCAAATAATTGAAAATTCAGATGTTGAATTACCCTTTACTAAATACAGAAGTAAGGATGGTCAGCTCGAATGGATGTCTAATTTTAATGTAGCAGTTTATGACTCTTTAGTTGTACCGCTATCTAAGATGCCACCTTCAACCATTTTGAATATAGATACTTTCCGAACCTTATTTCATGACACTGATTACTTTAAAACTGTAGAAGGTAGTACAAATGATGCCTCGAAAGTACATACTAGAATTGATAAGTCTATTGAGACTCTTCTATGA